A stretch of the Actinomyces qiguomingii genome encodes the following:
- a CDS encoding App1 family protein, translated as MPLSDIVRAVEDQFHRDTIPVLRRRGWRPRAIPYTGYGAAEPTAHTENLPDAERSAVSPETHAPRDMARILARMVMRPPNAPSEGPLFQRLPEELPATPQDARRQAAESLLEAQRGWRMFIDVPMPHLPVTVRLGAVSVRTRADREGYVDVVVRGHGLPPGWHEATLEAAGAKTVTSRVFVVAPGPRLGIVCDIDDTVMVSHVPRMFVAAWNQLVKHTSSREPVPGMARLLSGVRQDHPGAPVIYLSTGAWNVVPTYRSFFERNGFPEGPMLMTDWGPTNTGLFRSGIEHKRTGLRRLMIDLPEVKWLLIGDDGQHDPLIYGEAAREHSDRVAAVAIRRLTPTEQVLAGAQLAHPTGLAPETRALAESGVPVATGMDGFELARALHPV; from the coding sequence GTGCCACTTTCCGACATCGTCCGCGCCGTGGAGGACCAGTTCCACCGCGACACCATCCCCGTGCTCCGGCGCCGCGGCTGGCGTCCGCGGGCGATCCCCTACACCGGGTATGGAGCGGCGGAGCCCACGGCCCACACCGAAAACCTCCCCGATGCCGAGCGGTCGGCGGTGTCCCCGGAAACTCACGCCCCCCGCGACATGGCACGGATATTGGCACGCATGGTCATGCGCCCGCCCAACGCCCCCAGCGAGGGCCCGCTGTTTCAAAGACTGCCGGAGGAACTGCCGGCCACACCCCAGGACGCCCGCCGCCAGGCGGCCGAAAGCCTGCTGGAGGCGCAGCGCGGCTGGCGTATGTTCATCGACGTGCCCATGCCGCACCTGCCGGTCACCGTCAGGCTCGGCGCGGTGAGCGTGCGCACCCGCGCCGATAGGGAGGGGTACGTCGACGTCGTCGTGCGCGGGCACGGCCTGCCCCCCGGTTGGCATGAGGCGACCCTGGAGGCGGCGGGTGCCAAGACAGTCACCTCCCGGGTGTTCGTAGTGGCGCCAGGTCCGCGGCTGGGCATCGTATGCGATATCGATGACACGGTCATGGTGTCCCACGTTCCCCGCATGTTCGTGGCCGCCTGGAATCAGTTGGTCAAGCACACCTCCTCACGCGAGCCCGTACCGGGGATGGCCAGGTTGCTGAGCGGGGTGCGCCAGGACCACCCGGGGGCTCCGGTGATCTATCTGTCGACCGGTGCCTGGAATGTGGTACCGACCTACCGCTCCTTCTTCGAACGCAACGGCTTCCCGGAGGGGCCGATGCTCATGACTGATTGGGGCCCCACGAACACGGGCCTGTTCCGCAGCGGCATTGAGCACAAGCGCACCGGTCTGCGCCGTCTCATGATCGACCTGCCCGAGGTGAAGTGGCTGCTGATCGGCGACGACGGCCAGCACGATCCACTGATCTACGGCGAGGCGGCACGGGAGCACTCCGATCGGGTGGCGGCGGTGGCGATTCGCCGGCTCACCCCCACCGAGCAGGTGCTGGCGGGCGCGCAGCTGGCCCATCCCACCGGGCTGGCTCCCGAGACGCGGGCCCTGGCGGAGTCGGGGGTGCCGGTGGCCACGGGGATGGACGGCTTCGAACTGGCGCGCGCCCTGCACCCCGTTTAA
- a CDS encoding VIT1/CCC1 transporter family protein — MGVLQLSSPFRSGRLSDPDGAHAVDPVHHDVPAKPEACPTALWLTARPRRHQPPPGGRAETASSLASRLNWLRAGVLGANDGIVSVAGLVIGVAAATPANTGAIVAAGVAGVLAGAVSMAAGEYVSVSTQSDTERAYVDRQRAWLAADPSAGVDSLAAHYRAKGLTEDTARRVARELTVHDAVGAHLEVELGLREDDYTNPWHAALSSAVAFVIGSMLPLLAILTLPVNVKIPLTFVSVLLGLALTGAVSARLGDAPIRPAVVRNVFGGALAMTVTWGIGHLIGVTV; from the coding sequence ATGGGTGTGTTGCAGCTCTCCTCCCCCTTCCGCTCGGGCCGCCTGTCCGACCCGGATGGGGCGCATGCGGTCGATCCCGTCCATCACGACGTCCCCGCCAAGCCGGAGGCGTGTCCGACGGCGCTGTGGCTCACCGCCCGCCCACGTCGGCACCAGCCGCCGCCCGGTGGCCGTGCGGAGACCGCCTCCTCCCTGGCCTCGCGCCTTAACTGGCTGCGCGCCGGAGTCTTGGGCGCCAACGATGGAATCGTCTCCGTGGCCGGGCTGGTCATCGGTGTGGCCGCCGCCACCCCCGCCAACACCGGCGCCATCGTGGCCGCAGGTGTGGCCGGAGTGTTGGCGGGCGCGGTCTCCATGGCGGCCGGTGAGTATGTTTCCGTGTCCACCCAGTCCGACACCGAACGCGCCTATGTGGATCGTCAGCGCGCCTGGCTGGCGGCCGACCCGAGTGCCGGCGTCGACTCTCTGGCAGCTCACTACCGTGCCAAGGGCCTGACGGAGGACACCGCGCGCCGGGTGGCCCGGGAGTTGACGGTGCACGACGCCGTCGGAGCGCATCTGGAGGTCGAGCTCGGTCTGCGGGAGGACGACTACACCAATCCCTGGCATGCCGCCCTGTCCAGCGCCGTGGCCTTTGTTATCGGCTCCATGCTGCCGCTGCTGGCGATTCTGACGCTGCCCGTGAACGTGAAGATCCCACTGACCTTCGTGTCTGTGCTGCTCGGGCTGGCCCTCACCGGGGCGGTGTCCGCCCGACTCGGCGACGCCCCGATCCGGCCTGCGGTGGTGCGCAACGTCTTCGGCGGTGCACTGGCCATGACCGTCACCTGGGGCATCGGCCACCTGATCGGGGTCACCGTTTAA
- a CDS encoding protoporphyrinogen oxidase: MASKLPFIIGLGAGYVLGARAGRAQYERIKASATKLMDQPFVRDKVSAASTRASAFVREQGEAVTDKVADVVKERLFSPSTEQQDSASVTVDDAEVRPVNQAD; the protein is encoded by the coding sequence ATGGCTAGCAAGCTCCCCTTCATCATCGGACTCGGTGCCGGTTACGTCCTCGGTGCGCGAGCCGGCCGGGCCCAGTACGAGCGCATCAAGGCCTCGGCCACCAAGTTGATGGACCAGCCCTTCGTCCGGGATAAGGTCAGCGCCGCCTCCACGCGCGCCTCCGCCTTCGTGCGTGAGCAGGGCGAGGCCGTCACCGACAAGGTCGCCGACGTCGTCAAGGAGCGGCTGTTCAGCCCCTCCACCGAGCAGCAGGACTCCGCCTCGGTCACCGTCGACGACGCCGAGGTCCGCCCCGTCAATCAGGCCGACTGA
- a CDS encoding cation diffusion facilitator family transporter, whose translation MPSPRYAPPKDLSGYAWLSVGAALATITMKALAWWLTGSVGLLSDAAESLVNLVAAVVAVIVLKIAIRPADADHQFGHSKAEYFSSVCEGIMIFVAAAFIIFSAIDRIITPVMPERLSLGLVISVGASLINGVVAWVLLRKGRAEHSAALVADAKHLLTDVITSAAVLAGVGLVAIFHSPVLDAVVALGAGLNIMWTGFQLIRESVAGLMDVAPGREALERINAVLNERRREGIVDFHAVRVREAGSRRFAHLHVLVPGAWTVKRGHDYTEALIDELVAADPSLRVSAHLEPIEDPLSYADVEDV comes from the coding sequence GTGCCTTCTCCGCGCTACGCCCCACCCAAGGACCTGTCCGGCTACGCCTGGCTGTCGGTCGGGGCGGCACTGGCCACCATCACCATGAAAGCCCTGGCCTGGTGGCTGACCGGATCGGTTGGACTGCTGTCCGACGCCGCCGAGTCGCTGGTCAATCTGGTGGCCGCCGTAGTGGCGGTAATCGTTTTGAAGATCGCCATTCGCCCCGCCGACGCCGACCACCAGTTCGGGCATTCCAAGGCCGAGTACTTCTCCTCCGTATGCGAGGGGATAATGATCTTCGTGGCGGCCGCCTTCATCATATTCTCGGCGATCGACCGCATCATCACCCCGGTCATGCCGGAGCGGCTGAGCCTCGGGCTGGTGATCTCGGTGGGCGCCTCCCTGATCAACGGCGTGGTGGCCTGGGTGCTGCTGCGCAAGGGTCGGGCCGAGCACTCCGCCGCACTGGTGGCCGATGCCAAGCATCTACTGACCGATGTAATCACCTCCGCCGCCGTCCTGGCGGGTGTGGGACTGGTCGCGATATTCCACTCCCCCGTGCTCGACGCCGTCGTCGCCCTGGGGGCGGGCCTTAACATCATGTGGACCGGCTTCCAACTCATCCGCGAATCCGTGGCCGGTCTCATGGATGTGGCTCCGGGCCGGGAGGCGCTGGAGCGTATCAACGCCGTGCTGAACGAGCGCCGTCGCGAGGGCATAGTCGACTTTCATGCGGTGCGCGTGCGCGAGGCCGGCAGCCGCCGCTTCGCCCACCTGCATGTGCTGGTCCCCGGCGCCTGGACGGTCAAACGGGGACACGACTACACCGAGGCGCTTATTGACGAGTTGGTCGCCGCCGACCCGAGTCTGCGGGTCTCGGCGCATCTGGAACCGATCGAGGACCCGCTGTCCTACGCCGACGTTGAGGACGTCTGA
- a CDS encoding ABC transporter ATP-binding protein — MKTPPTPSATTPGPRLNLLRWLLSITRPALPPLLASTVCRVADQLLGVALFALAAHAVVSGALELAADGAVPSVWPVVGAMAAISVLKAALRYAEQFLGHTVAFTCLELLRAELFRALARRAPRVMTTARTGDLLARSTKDVDRIEVFYAHTFAPAVSALLVPLTVLAAIGAGTTWAVAGAAAMTLLAAIVAVPALGQRIAMTGSRRTVAARARLTQHVTDSVQGLAEVVGYGRAAERLERMRVLDDAVASAARPAAVAGTLRRGGVQMLVLAGPIAVVAAGADPVVCGAVAPAALAAAAAAVLRLGETVRGVEELANSLTMALAAAERVYAVATAPVEVPDGVAGLPPGPLDVAWEDVDYTYPEASRPSLCGVDACAEAGRWTCLVGASGSGKTTLARLALRFDDPAHGRVRVGGVDLREVAADALRGRVALVGQEAHLFRMSVADNVRLARPEAARGQIEAACRVAAVHEEVVALPDGYDTMLGERGAAISGGQRQRLALARALLTEPDVLVLDEFTSHLDPAVDARVREGVRDWAARRGATVVEITHRLHRIEQADHVVVLDGGHVVQCGAPQDLLARAGGPLARLRARQG, encoded by the coding sequence ATGAAGACGCCGCCAACGCCAAGCGCCACGACTCCCGGCCCCCGCCTAAACCTGCTGCGCTGGCTGTTGTCCATCACCCGTCCAGCACTGCCGCCGCTGCTGGCCTCGACCGTCTGCCGGGTGGCCGACCAGTTGTTGGGGGTGGCCCTGTTCGCTCTGGCTGCCCACGCCGTGGTATCTGGGGCGCTCGAACTTGCCGCGGATGGCGCCGTTCCCTCCGTCTGGCCGGTAGTGGGTGCCATGGCCGCCATTTCGGTACTGAAGGCGGCGCTGCGCTACGCCGAGCAGTTCCTCGGGCATACGGTGGCTTTCACCTGCCTTGAACTGCTGCGTGCCGAGCTGTTCCGCGCCCTGGCTCGGCGCGCCCCGCGGGTGATGACCACCGCCCGCACCGGTGACTTGCTGGCCCGCTCCACCAAGGACGTGGACCGCATCGAGGTGTTCTACGCACATACCTTCGCCCCGGCGGTAAGCGCCCTGCTCGTGCCACTGACCGTATTGGCGGCCATCGGGGCGGGGACCACCTGGGCGGTCGCCGGCGCCGCCGCCATGACCCTGCTGGCGGCGATCGTGGCGGTACCAGCGCTCGGTCAGAGGATCGCCATGACCGGCTCGCGACGCACCGTCGCCGCCCGGGCGCGGTTGACCCAGCATGTGACCGACTCCGTGCAGGGGCTGGCGGAGGTGGTCGGTTACGGTCGCGCCGCCGAGCGTCTGGAGCGCATGCGCGTCCTCGACGACGCCGTGGCGTCGGCCGCCCGCCCGGCGGCGGTGGCCGGGACGCTGCGCCGGGGCGGGGTGCAAATGCTGGTGCTGGCCGGGCCGATTGCCGTGGTGGCGGCTGGTGCCGACCCGGTGGTCTGCGGGGCCGTGGCCCCTGCCGCGCTGGCGGCCGCCGCGGCCGCCGTCTTGCGTCTGGGGGAAACCGTGCGTGGGGTGGAGGAGCTGGCCAATTCCTTGACCATGGCGTTGGCGGCTGCCGAACGGGTATATGCGGTGGCGACCGCCCCCGTGGAAGTGCCCGACGGCGTTGCGGGCCTGCCGCCCGGGCCGCTTGACGTGGCCTGGGAGGACGTCGACTACACCTACCCGGAGGCCTCGCGTCCCTCGTTGTGCGGGGTGGACGCCTGCGCCGAGGCGGGCAGATGGACCTGCTTGGTGGGGGCCTCGGGTTCTGGCAAGACGACGCTGGCGCGCCTGGCGCTGCGCTTCGACGACCCCGCCCACGGGCGGGTGCGCGTGGGCGGGGTCGACCTGCGTGAAGTTGCGGCTGATGCTCTGCGTGGGCGGGTGGCACTGGTTGGCCAGGAGGCGCATCTGTTCCGTATGAGCGTGGCCGACAATGTGCGCCTGGCCCGCCCTGAGGCCGCTCGCGGGCAGATCGAGGCGGCTTGCCGGGTGGCCGCCGTGCATGAGGAGGTGGTGGCCCTGCCGGACGGTTACGACACCATGCTAGGTGAGCGCGGCGCCGCCATCTCCGGCGGTCAGCGCCAACGGCTTGCGCTGGCCCGGGCGCTGTTGACCGAGCCGGACGTGCTGGTGCTTGATGAGTTCACCAGTCACCTGGATCCCGCGGTGGACGCACGCGTGCGCGAGGGCGTGCGCGACTGGGCGGCTCGCCGCGGCGCCACGGTGGTGGAGATCACCCACCGGTTGCACCGCATTGAGCAGGCCGACCACGTAGTTGTGCTCGACGGCGGACATGTGGTGCAGTGCGGCGCACCGCAGGACCTGCTGGCGCGTGCCGGCGGGCCGCTGGCGCGGCTGCGCGCCCGACAGGGATGA
- a CDS encoding ATP-binding cassette domain-containing protein yields the protein MTTTQQPPDRPGDTGSARPMTAVAAPKAVLGTRAGTRANVAAAVLTGLGALAEGWALIALARALAGLAAAAVPAVDAVGTGHAPGVWRHHLAVAVTAALVSALCAAAVQHIAQVGAATQEGAIRRQVLAHLFDLGPAQSSARSGATVTLLTDGAERVAAYRQTFLVPTIAAIASPLLVLGLIGATVDPLCAAVLATAFVAVPALIVFLHRRLRRSSAASRAQRMRLSAEYLDAIQGLTTLVLARAAARRAADLEAFGEDNRRAVMRLLAGNQLVIFITDGMFSLFLVTACAALALIRLGSGAIDLADALALVLVFFILLQPLSRVGGFFYVGMGGMANQRALRRVLARRRAGGAAPSSASNGAGGQRQCPSPEIESPAQMPGTTSPQFLDRVPMVSLRGVTAAWPPRPEAAGHPGGHPGGHPGGHPGGDPGGHPGSAAGGRNRKTAAARTSPGRPDTPVAVLTGIDLEVARGEHLAIIGPSGAGKSTLLALVSGDLLPTAGTVRVAGVSAAADTLDTIRAASAVVTQSTWLFTGTVADNLRLADPAATEERMWRALAAANLAEEIRALPEALNTDVGERGSRLSGGQAQRLSLARAFLADRPLLLLDEPTSQVDLASEAAIIQAIERLSVDRTVITVSHRAGALVTADRVVTIKDGAVI from the coding sequence ATGACGACGACGCAGCAGCCCCCCGACCGTCCCGGTGACACCGGTAGCGCCCGGCCAATGACAGCGGTCGCTGCTCCCAAAGCCGTACTCGGCACTCGTGCGGGCACTCGCGCCAACGTAGCGGCGGCAGTACTGACCGGCCTCGGTGCATTGGCTGAGGGATGGGCGCTGATCGCTCTCGCCCGTGCCCTGGCCGGCCTTGCAGCCGCGGCGGTGCCGGCGGTGGACGCTGTCGGCACGGGCCACGCGCCCGGGGTGTGGAGACATCACCTAGCCGTGGCGGTTACGGCAGCGCTGGTCTCGGCCCTGTGCGCCGCCGCCGTGCAGCACATCGCCCAGGTGGGTGCCGCTACCCAGGAGGGGGCCATCCGCCGCCAGGTGCTCGCCCATCTGTTCGACTTGGGACCGGCCCAGTCCTCCGCTCGTTCTGGCGCCACCGTCACCCTGCTTACCGACGGCGCCGAGCGGGTAGCCGCCTACCGGCAGACCTTCCTGGTGCCCACCATCGCTGCAATCGCCTCACCTCTACTGGTGCTGGGGCTCATAGGGGCGACGGTCGACCCGCTCTGCGCGGCGGTGCTGGCCACCGCCTTTGTGGCCGTCCCCGCTCTCATCGTCTTCCTGCACCGTCGGCTGCGCCGCTCCTCCGCCGCCTCACGCGCTCAGCGCATGCGGCTGAGCGCCGAATACCTCGACGCCATCCAGGGGCTGACCACGCTCGTACTCGCCCGTGCCGCCGCGCGCCGCGCTGCCGACCTGGAGGCCTTCGGCGAGGACAACCGCCGCGCGGTGATGCGGCTGCTGGCGGGCAACCAGCTGGTCATCTTCATCACCGACGGCATGTTCTCCCTGTTCCTGGTCACCGCCTGCGCCGCGCTCGCCCTGATCCGGCTGGGCTCCGGAGCGATCGACCTTGCCGACGCGCTCGCCTTGGTGCTCGTCTTCTTTATCCTGCTTCAGCCCCTCAGTCGCGTCGGCGGATTCTTCTACGTGGGTATGGGCGGTATGGCCAACCAGCGTGCTCTGCGCCGGGTTCTGGCACGACGCCGGGCGGGCGGCGCGGCGCCGAGCTCGGCTTCCAACGGTGCGGGGGGCCAAAGGCAGTGCCCGTCGCCTGAAATTGAATCACCGGCGCAAATGCCCGGTACCACGTCTCCACAGTTCTTAGACCGGGTGCCGATGGTCTCCCTGCGCGGGGTCACCGCCGCCTGGCCGCCCCGTCCCGAGGCAGCGGGCCACCCCGGCGGCCATCCCGGTGGCCACCCCGGCGGCCATCCTGGTGGCGACCCCGGCGGTCACCCCGGCTCCGCGGCCGGCGGCCGCAACCGGAAGACCGCCGCCGCGCGCACCTCACCGGGACGACCCGACACCCCGGTGGCCGTGCTGACCGGAATCGACCTGGAGGTCGCCCGGGGCGAGCACCTGGCGATCATCGGTCCCTCCGGTGCCGGTAAGTCCACCCTCTTGGCACTGGTTAGCGGCGACCTGCTGCCCACTGCTGGAACGGTGCGCGTGGCCGGGGTGAGCGCAGCAGCCGACACCCTGGACACCATCCGGGCCGCCAGCGCGGTGGTCACGCAGTCCACCTGGCTGTTCACCGGCACCGTCGCCGACAACCTCCGCCTGGCCGACCCCGCAGCCACCGAGGAGCGCATGTGGCGGGCGCTCGCGGCCGCCAACCTGGCCGAGGAGATACGTGCCCTACCCGAGGCGCTGAATACCGACGTCGGTGAGCGCGGCTCCAGGCTTTCAGGCGGTCAGGCGCAGCGGCTGTCTCTGGCACGCGCCTTCCTTGCTGACCGACCGCTGCTGCTGCTGGACGAGCCCACCAGCCAGGTGGACCTGGCCAGTGAGGCCGCGATTATCCAGGCCATTGAGCGCTTATCGGTCGACCGCACCGTCATCACCGTCTCCCACCGCGCCGGGGCGCTGGTCACCGCCGACCGGGTGGTCACGATCAAAGACGGGGCAGTGATATGA
- a CDS encoding NYN domain-containing protein, which produces MTTPTYLLIDGENIDATLGMSVLGRRPEPDERPRWDRVLSFCDDLAASDSVDGETRALFFLNATSGHMPMGFVQALLAMDYRPIPLAGSGSQAEKVVDVGIQRTLDALAQRVAAGENVHVLLGSHDGDYVPQVEQLLDAGAQVDVLCFREFLNAQIAALESRGLTVYDLETDVDAFTIALPRVRIIPLTEFDPLKFI; this is translated from the coding sequence ATGACCACACCTACATATCTTCTTATCGATGGGGAGAATATCGATGCCACTCTCGGTATGAGTGTGCTGGGGCGCCGCCCCGAGCCCGACGAGCGTCCACGTTGGGACCGTGTCCTGTCCTTCTGCGATGATCTCGCTGCCAGCGACTCCGTCGACGGTGAGACCCGAGCTCTGTTCTTCCTCAACGCCACTTCGGGCCACATGCCCATGGGATTCGTCCAGGCGCTGCTGGCCATGGATTACCGTCCCATCCCGCTGGCCGGCTCCGGCAGCCAGGCGGAGAAGGTAGTAGACGTCGGTATTCAGCGCACCCTGGACGCGCTGGCCCAGCGCGTCGCGGCCGGAGAGAACGTGCACGTGCTGCTGGGCTCCCACGACGGCGATTACGTGCCCCAGGTGGAGCAACTTCTGGATGCCGGCGCCCAGGTAGACGTGCTGTGCTTCCGCGAGTTCCTCAATGCGCAGATCGCCGCCCTGGAGTCGCGCGGCCTGACCGTCTACGACCTGGAGACCGATGTCGACGCCTTCACCATCGCGCTGCCACGTGTCCGCATCATCCCACTGACCGAATTCGACCCGCTCAAGTTCATCTGA
- a CDS encoding response regulator transcription factor — MDRFHDSQQTSHEARLLVVDDEPNIRDLLASSLRFAGFEVLTAADGNGALRGAEDADPDLIVLDVMLPDMDGFTVARRLRERDVTIPILFLTARDDMADKVQGLTVGGDDYVTKPFGLEEVVARIRAILRRTRALEDEDDGVVRVADLTLDEDAHEVHRAGVEVDLSPTEFKLLRYLMLNAGRVVSKSQILDHVWEYDWNGDAAIVESYISYLRRKVDQIAGADGEPVTPLIQTRRGVGYMLREPKAS; from the coding sequence ATGGACCGTTTCCACGACTCTCAGCAAACGTCCCACGAGGCCCGGCTCCTCGTTGTCGACGACGAGCCGAACATTCGCGATCTACTCGCCTCCTCACTGCGCTTCGCCGGTTTCGAGGTGCTCACGGCGGCGGACGGCAACGGCGCTCTGCGCGGCGCCGAGGACGCCGACCCCGATCTGATCGTGCTGGACGTCATGCTGCCGGATATGGACGGATTCACGGTCGCCCGCCGTCTGCGCGAACGCGACGTGACCATTCCGATCCTCTTCCTGACCGCCCGCGATGACATGGCGGACAAGGTGCAGGGCCTGACCGTAGGTGGCGATGACTACGTCACCAAGCCCTTCGGACTGGAGGAGGTCGTGGCCCGCATCCGCGCCATCCTGCGCCGTACCCGCGCGCTGGAGGATGAGGACGACGGCGTGGTGCGCGTGGCCGACCTGACCCTGGACGAGGACGCCCACGAGGTTCACCGCGCCGGCGTGGAGGTGGACCTATCCCCCACCGAGTTCAAGCTGCTGCGCTACCTGATGCTCAACGCCGGCCGCGTGGTATCCAAGTCTCAGATCCTGGATCACGTGTGGGAGTACGACTGGAACGGCGATGCCGCAATCGTGGAGTCTTACATCTCCTACCTGCGCCGCAAGGTGGACCAGATCGCCGGTGCCGACGGCGAGCCGGTCACGCCACTGATCCAGACCCGTCGGGGTGTGGGCTACATGCTGCGCGAACCCAAGGCGAGCTAA
- a CDS encoding sensor histidine kinase — protein sequence MRRGRWHPLTTFKRAWRAQPLRSRLALITTGLLTVGLFASSLAVTSLLKNHLVGQVDDQLRATAQTIGTQGLTALSSSRISSPDADSSMPSTYYVEAQYLSGESGHMLSSDTAAKYGVPAIGMLSVDEAVAQSSDPTMFTVESNQLNHQWRAIMLPIDDRSTGEHIGVVAIALPLTDVMETVEQTRLVVALTDVSVILLGAMAAAYLVRRSFRTLRQIEGVAGQIASGDLSARVPVTEPSTTEVGSLQRALNTMLQQNEQAFDVQVVAQERMTRFVSDASHELRTPLAAIRGYGELYRMGGVPPERTFEVMGRIESEASRMGRLVDDLLQLARMDEGREMTMAPVDLTQIAAGALTDMMVLAPDRDCALIPLDGTDDEAPPAMVLGDRDRLSQVMTNLLGNVTRHTPEGSPVEIAVGTVNRPLAPGTGRSGTGSNNDGPTVIVEVRDHGPGVSKADAEKVFQRFFRADTSRNRETGGSGLGLSIVSAIITRHGGTVRMDQTPGGGATVHIELPALRESAAEPAHQ from the coding sequence ATCAGACGCGGACGCTGGCATCCGCTGACCACTTTCAAACGGGCGTGGCGCGCCCAGCCGCTGCGCAGCCGCCTCGCCCTTATCACCACCGGTCTGCTGACCGTCGGGCTGTTCGCGTCGTCCCTGGCCGTGACCTCTCTGCTTAAGAACCATCTGGTGGGCCAGGTCGATGATCAGTTGCGCGCCACCGCGCAGACCATCGGCACCCAGGGGCTGACCGCCCTCAGTTCCAGTCGTATCAGCAGCCCGGACGCCGATTCCTCCATGCCCTCCACCTATTACGTGGAGGCCCAGTACCTGAGCGGTGAGAGCGGCCATATGCTCTCCTCGGACACCGCCGCCAAGTACGGCGTCCCCGCTATTGGGATGCTGTCGGTTGACGAGGCGGTCGCCCAGTCCTCCGACCCCACGATGTTCACGGTCGAATCCAACCAGCTGAACCACCAGTGGCGGGCCATAATGCTGCCGATCGATGACCGCAGCACCGGGGAGCACATCGGCGTGGTGGCCATTGCGCTGCCATTGACCGACGTCATGGAGACAGTTGAGCAGACCCGGCTGGTAGTCGCCCTGACCGACGTGTCCGTGATTCTGCTGGGCGCCATGGCCGCCGCCTATCTGGTGCGACGCTCCTTCCGCACCCTAAGGCAGATTGAAGGCGTGGCCGGACAGATCGCCAGCGGTGACCTGTCCGCCCGTGTCCCCGTCACCGAGCCCTCCACGACGGAGGTCGGCTCACTGCAGCGGGCGCTTAACACCATGTTGCAGCAGAACGAGCAGGCCTTCGACGTACAGGTGGTGGCCCAGGAGCGTATGACCCGTTTCGTCTCCGACGCCTCCCACGAGTTGCGCACGCCGCTGGCGGCAATCCGGGGCTACGGCGAGTTGTACCGCATGGGCGGGGTGCCGCCCGAGCGCACCTTCGAAGTCATGGGGCGCATCGAGTCCGAGGCCTCCCGCATGGGGCGCCTGGTGGACGACCTGCTTCAGCTGGCGCGCATGGATGAGGGCCGCGAGATGACGATGGCCCCGGTGGATCTGACGCAGATCGCCGCTGGGGCGTTGACGGACATGATGGTGCTGGCGCCCGACCGCGACTGCGCCCTGATCCCACTGGACGGCACCGATGATGAGGCGCCCCCGGCGATGGTCCTGGGCGACCGAGACCGCCTGTCCCAGGTGATGACCAATCTGCTCGGCAACGTCACGCGGCACACTCCCGAGGGCTCCCCGGTGGAGATCGCCGTCGGCACCGTGAATCGGCCACTTGCCCCCGGAACCGGCAGGTCCGGAACCGGCAGCAATAACGACGGCCCCACCGTGATCGTTGAGGTGCGCGACCACGGTCCCGGTGTGAGTAAGGCCGACGCCGAGAAGGTCTTCCAGCGCTTCTTCCGCGCAGACACCTCCCGTAATCGCGAGACCGGCGGTTCCGGACTGGGATTGTCGATCGTCTCGGCGATCATCACCCGCCACGGCGGCACCGTACGCATGGACCAGACGCCGGGAGGCGGTGCCACGGTGCATATCGAACTGCCTGCCCTGCGCGAGTCCGCCGCCGAACCGGCGCACCAGTAA